One Coregonus clupeaformis isolate EN_2021a chromosome 33, ASM2061545v1, whole genome shotgun sequence DNA window includes the following coding sequences:
- the LOC121549047 gene encoding filamin-A-interacting protein 1 isoform X5, whose protein sequence is MLVDERQLHIEQIDQQSQKVQDLSSKLQEREHRLAAVSGTAKEDGQKVLRLEAELECKAAKFTQEHEEMTAKLANQESQSRQLRLKLAGLAHRIEELEESNKALQKSEEDLLELRDKISKGECGNSSLMAELENLRKRVLEMEGKDEEITKTESQARELRKRLQDEETTGQELRLEVEKMQKRMVDLEKLERAFNTSKSECATLHINLEREKGLAKDLAGELDTVKNRVKELENSESRLEKAEMGLKDDLMKLKSFTVILVDERRNMTERIKQEEQKSDDLNKMFKTEQSKVMDVTEKLIEESKKLLRLKSEMEVKVTSLTKEKDELKTKLASEEEKCRDLSSKVGVIKKRMDGLEEAERVLLKISTNKDNKRPPDEDNKFKELTQEIERLKNRLKQLEVVEGDLMKTEDEYDLLEKKFRMEQDKANALSQLLEEMKSQTARNKAIEKGEAVSQEADLRMRCKMEEARTRDLQADVQALKEKIHELMNKEDQLSQLQVDYSLLQQRFLEEEDTKKSLSQEVVNLTKELEVTKRYSRALRPSMNGRRIVDVPVTSTAVQTDVVVSEPAEEDTPAVFIRKSVLEENHIMSNLRQRGLKKPVTVLERYPPAATELGMRKSWIPWMRKKDAVTITQTTPENTPTPQDNGDSSTRPPELSMSQKPGQPLHIRVTPDHENSTATLEITGHRAEDFFSSATIIPTLGLQRPRITIVPKPTTMSSKSKPGEGMMGGPERCKSPVTITTISRAKSPDRSKGSSYSDSNRPLSPVSIITVSTTPVAEAFASASPEPHDMSNMGRAVFKVTPEKHTLPMPVRKYNSNASIITTTEDNKIHIHLGPQFKRPSDISSSSPTLTVSPLSVSTESKEAPTGTVLRSPRHPNNTTTAPGKTTPSKLTSSITITPITSAPSRPTQSVPGADVQSTRAAATRIPMSKGMKTGKAVVTGVSTVTRLESRAECQSMKIELRRSTVCSSTSAGGGKC, encoded by the coding sequence ATGCTGGTGGATGAGCGGCAGCTCCACATTGAGCAGATCGACCAGCAGAGCCAGAAGGTCCAGGACCTTAGCAGCAAGCTCCAGGAGAGAGAACACCGGCTGGCCGCCGTAAGCGGCACCGCCAAGGAGGACGGCCAGAAGGTCCTCAGGCTAGAGGCGGAGCTGGAGTGCAAAGCTGCCAAGTTCACCCAGGAGCATGAGGAGATGACTGCCAAGCTGGCCAACCAGGAGTCCCAGAGCCGCCAGCTCCGCCTGAAGCTGGCAGGCCTGGCCCACAGGAtcgaggagctggaggagagcaACAAAGCACTGCAGAAGTCAGAGGAGGACCTCCTGGAGCTAAGGGACAAGATCAGCAAGGGGGAATGTGGGAACTCCAGCCTCATGGCAGAGCTGGAGAACCTGCGCAAGAGAGTGCTGGAGATGGAGGGCAAGGACGAGGAGATCACCAAGACGGAGAGCCAGGCCAGAGAGTTGAGGAAAAGGCTGCAGGACGAGGAGACCACCGGCCAGGAGCTGAGGCTGGAGGTGGAGAAAATGCAGAAGAGAATGGTGGACCTGGAGAAACTGGAGAGGGCTTTCAACACGAGCAAATCAGAGTGTGCAACACTTCATATTAACCTTGAAAGAGAGAAAGGACTGGCAAAGGACTTAGCCGGTGAGCTGGACACAGTGAAAAACCGTGTGAAAGAACTGGAGAACTCTGAGTCGAGACTTGAGAAGGCAGAGATGGGCCTAAAGGACGACCTGATGAAGCTGAAGTCATTTACAGTGATACTAGTGGATGAGAGAAGGAACATGACTGAGAGAATAAAACAGGAGGAGCAAAAGAGCGATGATTTAAATAAGATGTTCAAAACTGAGCAGAGTAAAGTTATGGATGTCACAGAAAAGTTGATTGAGGAGAGCAAAAAGCTCCTTAGACTGAAATCAGAAATGGAGGTAAAAGTGACGTCTCTTACTAAAGAGAAAGATGAACTGAAAACTAAACTTGCAAGTGAAGAGGAAAAGTGCAGGGATCTTAGCTCTAAGGTCGGTGTAATAAAAAAACGAATGGACGGGCTAGAGGAGGCAGAAAGGGTATTGTTAAAAATCAGCACCAATAAGGACAACAAGAGACCCCCAGACgaggacaacaaattcaaggaGCTAACGCAGGAAATTGAAAGGCTCAAAAACCGTCTCAAACAGCTAGAGGTGGTGGAAGGTGACCTGATGAAGACAGAGGACGAGTATGACTTACTGGAGAAGAAGTTTAGAATGGAGCAGGACAAGGCCAATGCCCTCTCTCAGTTGCTGGAGGAGATGAAGAGTCAGACCGCCAGGAACAAAGCCATAGAGAAGGGAGAGGCGGTGAGCCAGGAGGCTGATCTGAGGATGCGCTGCAAGATGGAGGAGGCAAGGACCAGAGACCTGCAGGCAGATGTTCAGGCCCTCAAAGAGAAGATCCACGAGCTGATGAACAAGGAGGACCAGCTCTCCCAGCTGCAAGTGGACTACTCCCTCCTCCAGCAGAGAttcctggaggaggaggacacaaaGAAGAGCCTGAGCCAGGAAGTGGTCAACCTCACCAAAGAGCTGGAGGTCACCAAGCGCTACAGCCGCGCCCTGCGTCCCAGTATGAATGGAAGGAGGATAGTAGACGTCCCTGTCACCTCCACCGCAGTCCAGACAGATGTGGTGGTCAGTGAACCTGCCGAGGAGGACACGCCTGCAGTGTTCATCAGGAAATCTGTCCTGGAGGAGAACCATATCATGAGCAACCTGAGGCAGAGGGGTCTGAAGAAGCCTGTAACCGTGCTGGAGCGCTACCCCCCTGCAGCCACCGAGTTGGGCATGAGAAAATCCTGGATCCCCTGGATGAGGAAGAAGGATGCAGTGACGATCACTCAGACCACCCCAGAGAATACCCCAACCCCTCAGGACAACGGGGACTCCTCCACTCGTCCACCCGAGCTGTCCATGTCCCAAAAGCCAGGCCAGCCGTTGCACATTCGAGTAACCCCCGATCACGAGAACAGCACTGCCACTTTGGAGATCACCGGCCATCGTGCTGAGGACTTCTTCTCCAGCGCCACCATCATCCCCACCTTGGGCCTGCAGAGGCCTCGCATCACCATTGTTCCCAAACCCACCACCATGTCCTCAAAGAGCAAGCCGGGTGAGGGCATGATGGGGGGGCCTGAGCGGTGCAAGTCTCCagtcaccatcaccaccatctccAGGGCCAAGTCCCCAGATAGGAGTAAGGGCTCCTCCTACTCAGACTCGAACAGACCCCTCTCCCCCGTCTCCATCATCACAGTGAGCACCACTCCAGTGGCCGAGGCCTTTGCCTCCGCATCCCCAGAGCCCCATGACATGAGCAACATGGGCCGGGCTGTGTTCAAAGTGACCCCAGAGAAGCATACATTGCCTATGCCCGTCAGGAAATACAACTCCAACGCCAGCATAATCACCACCACGGAGGACAACAAGATCCACATCCACCTGGGACCTCAGTTCAAGAGGCCATCAGACATCAGCAGTAGCAGCCCTACACTGACAGTCAGTCCCCTTAGTGTGAGCACAGAGAGCAAGGAGGCACCCACAGGTACGGTGCTGCGCTCCCCACGTCaccccaacaacaccaccaccgcTCCTGGGAAGACCACCCCCAGCAAATTGACCAGCAGCATCACCATCACCCCCATCACCTCGGCACCGTCCAGGCCAACTCAGTCTGTG